The Geobacter sp. AOG2 genome includes a window with the following:
- a CDS encoding branched-chain amino acid ABC transporter permease: protein MLHGLVNSIDPYFLQILVNIGIGITLALGLNIITGLTGQLSLGHAAFMSVGAFTGALLTLKTGTPFYLNLLASGLFTALVAAVIGWPILRLTGDYLAICTLGFAEIVKVVFLNLEITNKALGLTVPTPQTSLPMPVIVFIVAVLMIIASTFIQNSRLGRAFKAIRDDEIAAESMGINIARYKVQSFAISAFMAGVGGCLYAHFLGYINPSDFGFLKSVDMLSMIVLGGLGSIPGAVFGASILSAAPEFLRFMSQYRMLVYGALMVFLMVFRPNGLLGGVNFTDLALRKLGIKPRGAVRVREEKH from the coding sequence ATGCTGCACGGCCTCGTCAACTCCATAGACCCCTATTTCCTCCAGATCCTGGTCAACATCGGCATCGGCATCACCCTGGCCCTGGGTCTCAACATCATCACCGGCCTCACCGGCCAGCTCTCCCTGGGACATGCCGCCTTCATGAGCGTCGGCGCCTTCACCGGGGCGCTGCTCACCCTCAAGACCGGCACCCCCTTCTACCTCAACCTGCTTGCGAGCGGCCTCTTCACCGCCCTCGTGGCCGCCGTCATCGGCTGGCCGATCCTCAGGCTGACCGGCGACTACCTGGCCATCTGCACCCTGGGCTTCGCCGAGATCGTCAAGGTCGTCTTCCTCAACCTGGAGATCACCAACAAGGCATTGGGACTCACCGTCCCCACCCCGCAGACGTCGCTGCCCATGCCCGTAATCGTGTTCATCGTCGCCGTCCTCATGATCATCGCCTCCACCTTCATCCAGAACTCCCGGCTCGGCCGCGCGTTCAAGGCGATCCGGGACGACGAGATCGCGGCGGAATCCATGGGCATCAACATCGCCCGCTACAAGGTCCAGTCCTTCGCCATCAGCGCCTTCATGGCCGGGGTCGGCGGCTGCCTCTACGCCCACTTCCTGGGCTACATCAACCCGTCGGACTTCGGCTTTCTCAAATCCGTGGACATGCTCAGCATGATCGTCCTGGGCGGCCTGGGGAGCATCCCCGGCGCGGTCTTCGGCGCCTCCATCCTCTCCGCCGCGCCCGAATTCCTCCGCTTCATGTCCCAGTACCGCATGCTGGTCTACGGCGCCCTCATGGTCTTCCTCATGGTCTTCCGGCCCAACGGCCTCCTGGGCGGCGTCAACTTCACCGACCTGGCGCTGCGCAAGCTGGGGATCAAGCCGCGCGGCGCGGTCCGCGTCCGGGAGGAGAAACACTGA
- a CDS encoding ABC transporter ATP-binding protein, producing MLSVENLSVNYGAIRALHDVSCRVEQGEIVALIGANGAGKTTILNTISGIVPSVGGVIAFEGTEITRMAPHLIVQKGICQVPEGRRVFARMSVQENLEMGGFILPGKHEVAQGIERAFALFPRLAERRKQPARTLSGGEQQMLAMGRALMSNPRLLLLDEPSMGLAPMLVEKIFEIVVEINKAGTTIMLVEQNASMALSIANRAYVLETGEVVLSGDAGELARNPEVRKAYLGE from the coding sequence ATGCTGTCGGTCGAGAACCTTTCCGTCAACTACGGGGCCATCCGCGCCCTGCACGATGTCTCCTGCCGCGTGGAGCAGGGGGAGATCGTCGCCCTCATCGGCGCCAACGGCGCCGGCAAGACCACCATCCTGAACACCATCTCCGGCATCGTCCCCTCCGTGGGCGGCGTCATCGCCTTCGAAGGCACCGAGATCACCCGCATGGCCCCGCACCTGATCGTGCAGAAGGGCATCTGCCAGGTCCCGGAAGGCCGCCGCGTCTTCGCCCGCATGAGCGTGCAGGAAAACCTGGAGATGGGCGGTTTCATCCTCCCCGGCAAGCACGAGGTCGCCCAGGGCATCGAACGCGCCTTCGCCCTGTTCCCCCGCCTGGCCGAACGCCGCAAGCAACCGGCCCGCACCCTCTCCGGCGGCGAACAGCAGATGCTGGCCATGGGGCGCGCCCTCATGTCCAACCCGCGCCTGCTGCTGTTGGACGAGCCCTCCATGGGTCTGGCCCCCATGCTCGTGGAGAAGATCTTCGAGATCGTCGTGGAGATCAACAAGGCCGGCACCACCATCATGCTGGTGGAGCAGAACGCCTCCATGGCCCTCTCCATCGCCAACCGCGCCTATGTGCTGGAAACCGGCGAGGTCGTCCTCTCCGGCGACGCCGGGGAACTGGCCCGCAACCCCGAGGTAAGGAAGGCCTACCTGGGGGAATAA
- a CDS encoding branched-chain amino acid ABC transporter permease, producing MFLQQLINGIALGSTYALIALGYTMVYGIIALINFAHGEIFMMGAFVGLLMVGVFKLNIFVAMACAMIFCMVLGVVIEFIAYRPLRKSSRLSALISAIGVSIFLSSLALMIFGANAKGFPDQAFHSRQVHIGKADISTLQILIIGVSAALMIGLEFIVQKTKIGKAMRATSEDYNTAALMGVNVNFVISFTFALGSALAAAGGVLVGMLFNAVSFNMGLMAGLKAFAAAVLGGIGSIPGAMLGGLLLGVTEVFGVAIGYSSYRDAIAFAILVLVLLVRPTGLLGRKILKKV from the coding sequence ATGTTTCTGCAACAACTCATCAACGGTATCGCCCTCGGTTCCACCTATGCCCTGATCGCCCTGGGATACACCATGGTGTACGGCATCATCGCCCTGATCAACTTCGCCCACGGCGAGATCTTCATGATGGGCGCCTTCGTCGGCCTGCTCATGGTGGGCGTGTTCAAGCTCAACATCTTCGTGGCCATGGCCTGCGCCATGATCTTCTGCATGGTCCTGGGCGTGGTGATCGAATTCATCGCCTACCGTCCCCTGCGCAAATCCTCCCGGCTCTCGGCGCTCATCTCGGCCATCGGCGTTTCCATCTTCCTTTCGTCCCTGGCCCTCATGATCTTCGGCGCCAACGCCAAGGGCTTCCCCGACCAGGCCTTCCATTCGCGGCAGGTCCACATCGGCAAGGCGGACATCTCGACCCTGCAGATCCTCATCATCGGCGTTTCGGCGGCCCTCATGATCGGCCTGGAATTCATCGTCCAGAAGACCAAGATCGGCAAGGCCATGCGCGCCACCTCCGAAGACTACAACACCGCGGCCCTCATGGGGGTCAACGTCAACTTCGTCATCTCCTTCACCTTTGCCCTCGGCTCGGCCCTGGCGGCCGCCGGCGGCGTCCTGGTGGGGATGCTGTTCAACGCCGTCTCCTTCAACATGGGCCTCATGGCCGGCCTCAAGGCCTTTGCCGCCGCCGTCCTCGGGGGCATCGGCTCCATACCGGGCGCCATGCTGGGCGGCCTCCTCCTGGGCGTCACCGAAGTCTTCGGGGTCGCCATCGGCTACTCCTCATACCGCGACGCCATAGCCTTCGCCATCCTCGTCCTGGTGCTGCTGGTCCGGCCCACCGGCCTTCTGGGCCGCAAAATCCTGAAAAAGGTCTGA
- a CDS encoding NifU family protein → MKAEVEKVLEMVRPGLQADGGDVELVEVTDDGVVKVRLKGACGSCPMSTMTLKMGIERAVKEQVPGIKEVVQV, encoded by the coding sequence ATGAAAGCAGAAGTCGAAAAGGTACTTGAAATGGTGCGGCCCGGCCTGCAGGCCGACGGCGGCGATGTGGAACTGGTGGAGGTGACCGACGACGGCGTCGTCAAAGTCCGCCTGAAAGGGGCCTGCGGCAGTTGCCCCATGTCCACCATGACCCTCAAAATGGGTATCGAGCGGGCCGTGAAGGAACAGGTCCCCGGCATCAAGGAAGTGGTGCAGGTATAG
- a CDS encoding ABC transporter ATP-binding protein, which translates to MALLKLDNATIRFGGLVAVNGVNLDVEEGEIMALIGPNGAGKSTIFNLITGIYPPTEGGISFKGKSIAGLPPHVIAGGGVGRTFQNIRLFNELSVLENVLIGAHTRGTWNLTGALLKLLPPVRREEGRLLELAIRCLTQVDLAHKAYEQACNLPYGEQRRLEIARALAIEPALLLLDEPAAGMNPQEKQTLLEMVRKIRATGVTVFLVEHDMKFVMGLSDRIAVLDYGVKIAEGKPEEVRANPAVIEAYLGKGASH; encoded by the coding sequence ATGGCACTGCTCAAACTCGATAACGCCACCATCCGTTTCGGCGGCCTGGTCGCGGTGAACGGCGTCAACCTGGATGTGGAAGAGGGCGAGATCATGGCCCTGATCGGTCCCAACGGGGCCGGCAAAAGCACCATCTTCAACCTCATCACCGGCATCTACCCCCCCACCGAAGGCGGCATCAGCTTCAAGGGCAAAAGCATCGCCGGGCTGCCCCCCCACGTCATCGCGGGCGGCGGCGTCGGCCGCACCTTCCAGAACATCCGCCTCTTCAACGAGCTGTCCGTCCTGGAGAACGTCCTCATCGGCGCCCACACCAGGGGCACCTGGAACCTGACCGGCGCGCTGCTCAAGCTGCTCCCCCCGGTGCGCAGGGAAGAGGGACGCCTTCTGGAACTGGCCATCCGCTGCCTGACCCAGGTGGACCTGGCCCACAAGGCCTACGAGCAAGCCTGCAACCTCCCCTACGGCGAACAGCGCCGCCTGGAGATCGCCCGCGCCCTGGCCATCGAACCGGCCCTGCTCCTCCTGGACGAACCGGCCGCCGGCATGAACCCCCAGGAAAAGCAGACCCTCCTGGAGATGGTGCGCAAGATCCGGGCCACCGGCGTCACCGTCTTCCTGGTGGAGCACGACATGAAATTCGTCATGGGTCTCTCGGACCGCATCGCCGTCCTGGATTACGGCGTCAAGATCGCCGAAGGCAAGCCCGAGGAGGTCCGGGCCAACCCGGCCGTGATCGAAGCCTACCTGGGAAAAGGAGCCAGCCACTGA
- a CDS encoding DMT family transporter, producing MKPMPSNDRQALRGCCALAAAASIWGGMYVVSKYTLDYIPPFTLLWLRYVTAFATLYPLARRQQAAPLNRSDHRAFIAIGFVGYFVSVGLQFIGTRLSSAHNGAILTSASPAFILLFAWFMLGERLTPRKLLSVLLASIGVLIVVGWDSTATGGRVLAGNLALIGAAVTWALLSVLARKFSAGLSPLVITTWAIFWATLMTTPAMIIEWRFLPVSGLGNPLLWGAVLYLGVVSTAGAFYLWNKGMSLVEAGTGSIFFFLQPVVGALLGWLVLGEHLSLSFFAGGGVILLAVLIVSYRRA from the coding sequence ATGAAACCTATGCCTTCGAACGACCGTCAAGCCCTCCGCGGATGCTGCGCACTGGCCGCCGCAGCCTCGATCTGGGGCGGTATGTACGTGGTCAGCAAGTACACCCTGGACTACATTCCTCCCTTCACTCTCCTGTGGTTACGGTATGTTACAGCATTTGCCACCCTCTACCCGCTGGCCCGGCGCCAGCAGGCCGCACCGCTGAATCGTAGCGACCATCGGGCCTTCATCGCCATCGGATTTGTGGGCTACTTCGTCTCGGTTGGCCTGCAATTCATCGGAACGCGTCTTTCCTCAGCACATAACGGCGCCATCCTCACCTCCGCCAGCCCGGCCTTTATCCTGCTGTTCGCGTGGTTCATGCTGGGGGAGCGCCTGACCCCCCGCAAGCTGCTCTCCGTCCTTCTGGCGAGCATTGGGGTTCTCATCGTCGTCGGCTGGGACTCCACCGCGACCGGCGGCCGGGTGCTGGCCGGCAATCTGGCCCTGATCGGCGCCGCCGTCACTTGGGCGCTTCTATCGGTCCTGGCCCGAAAATTCTCGGCAGGCCTGTCTCCTCTGGTCATCACTACGTGGGCCATCTTCTGGGCTACCCTGATGACGACCCCGGCCATGATCATCGAATGGCGCTTCTTGCCGGTCAGCGGCCTGGGCAATCCTCTGCTCTGGGGGGCGGTGCTCTACCTCGGGGTCGTCTCAACCGCAGGGGCCTTCTATCTCTGGAACAAGGGGATGAGCCTGGTGGAAGCCGGTACCGGTTCGATCTTTTTCTTCCTGCAGCCGGTGGTGGGGGCGCTCTTGGGGTGGCTGGTGCTGGGAGAACATCTGTCGTTGTCGTTCTTTGCCGGGGGCGGGGTGATTCTATTGGCGGTGCTGATCGTTTCCTACCGCCGAGCCTGA